Part of the Lolium perenne chloroplast, complete genome genome is shown below.
TTTGGATCTGCTATTTTGGTATCAATCTATTAGGAATAGGTTTACATAGTTATGGTTCGTTTATATTAACATCTAAATGATTAGATAAAAGAAAACCCTTTATGAAGGGTTTTCTTTTATGTTTTATTTGAGAACCCCTTGAACGCCTTATCAAAGGGTTCTCAAAAATTCAAGATAGATCTAATTAGACTTCCTCATTAATAGACCGGACTGGTAAAAAACCTATTTAGGATAATAATTGGATACGAGAGCCTCCACCCTGTCAATGGATAGGGAGAGAACAAAATCTGGATAAATACCAATTCCTATTACTGGTAAAAAGATACAGATTAAAATAAAGAGTTCTCGTGGTCCAGAATCCACAAAATTTGCGTTTGGAACATTAAATAGCTTGTATCCATAGAACATCTGGCGTAACATAGATAATAAATAAATAGGAGTTAATATCATTCCTATTGCCATTACAAAAGTAATTAGCATTTTTGGCATTAACAGAAATTTTGGACTAGTAATTAGGCCAAAAAAGACTACTAATTCTGCGACAAAACCACTCATTCCTGGTAAGGCAAGAGAAGCCATTGAAAAGCTACTAAACATAGTAAAAATTTTTGGCATTGGGATAGATATTCCTCCCAGTTCTTCGAGATAAACAAGACGCATTCTATCGGAAGCCGTTCCTGCCAAGAAAAAAAGTGTAGCACCAATAAATCCATGGGATAATATTTGTAAAATAGCTCCATTGAGTCCAATGTTGGTTATGGAACCAATTCCTATAATTATGAAACCCATGTGAGATATAGAGGAATAGGCTATTCTTTTTTTGAAATTTCGTTGACCAAGAGAAGTTGAAGCTGCATAGATTATTTGGATCGCTCCTATTATTACTAACCAGGGCGAAAATAGATAATGAGCATGAGGTAACAATTCCATGTTGATCCGAATCAATCCATATGCTCCCATCTTTAATAAGATTCCCGCTAAAAGCATACATGTACTATAATGCGCTTCCCCATGGGTATCGGGTAACCACGTATGTAGGGGTATAATTGGCAATTTGACAGCATAAGCAATAAGGAAGCCAAAATATAAAAGTATTTCCAAGGTTGCAGGGTATGATTGATTAATTAATCTTTCCAAATCTAATCCCAGTTCGTTGGAACCATAACCATATAAGCCCATACCCAGAACTCCGATTAAGAAAAAGATGGAGCCGCCTGCAGTATACAAAATAAACTTTGTAGCTGAATATAGACGCCTCTTTCCCCCCCACATGGATAAAAGTAAGTAAACAGGAATTAATTCTAACTCCCACATGATAAAAAAAAGTAAAAGGTCTCGCGAAGAAAATAATCCTATTTGACCACTATACATTGCTAGCATCAAGAAATAGAATAATCGCGAATTCCGGGTAACTGGCCAAGCTGCTAAAGTAGCTAAAGTAGTGATAAATCCTGTCAATAAAATAGATCCTAATGAAAGTCCATCGATTCCCAATCTCCAGTGGAAATCGAAGATATCTATCCATTTATAATCCTCCTTTAATTGGATTAAAGGATCCTCCAGTTGGAAATGATAGCAGAATGCATAAGTCATTAGAAGGAATTCTAATAAACAAATGGATATAGTATACCACCTAACTATTTTGTTTCCCCTATGAGGTAAAAAGAAAATTAATGAACCTGCAAATATCGGCAAAACAACAAGTATTGTTAACCAAGGAAAATAACTCATGATTAAGTGGTAAAGACAAGATACGTTTTGACCAGAAAAGCCCGTGCTCGATTATTTCGAGCACAGGCTTCTTCGGTAAAGAGGAATCAGACGATTCAAATGAAGTTTTTTGTAACGTATCAATAAGATAAAGCCATGCTACGGGTTGTTTCAGGCCCTAAATAAACGCGTACACTTAAAAAATCCGTCGGGCAAGCGGATTCGCATCTCTTACAACCCACACAATCTTCAGTTCTCGGGGCAGAAGCTATTTGCTTGGCTTTACATCCATCCCAGGGTATCATTTCTAATACATCTGTTGGACAAGCTCGTACACATTGAGTGCATCCTATACATGTATCATAAATTTTTACGGAATGTGACATTGGATCTATAAATTTTTCTTTTCAACATAAAAATTTTCGATCTGGTAAAAATAAAATTAGTATTATATGAGTAATATGTATTGTAGACACCAGACGAAGCAATGGTTTATCCAAACTTCAAAAATAGATTACTATTTTTGAATCCGTTTGTGAGAAAGCGTGAAAAGAGCCAAGAGACTTGAATTTTTGACTTCAACAATCAGAATTATACTAATTGTACATATGAATTCGAATTAGCCAATAAATTGGCTATCCTCTTTTCAATATAAATTATTGCAATATTTAAATTGCAATATCAATGAATTACAAAAATTCCTTTAAGTTAAAAAAGAATACTATGCAATAACCTACTTAAAGAGAATTTATATTCTCAAATAATACTAAGAAAATACTATAGTATAGTATAGTATTGATTTCTATTCATCTTAATATTCCATAT
Proteins encoded:
- the ndhD gene encoding NADH-plastoquinone oxidoreductase subunit 4, which encodes MSYFPWLTILVVLPIFAGSLIFFLPHRGNKIVRWYTISICLLEFLLMTYAFCYHFQLEDPLIQLKEDYKWIDIFDFHWRLGIDGLSLGSILLTGFITTLATLAAWPVTRNSRLFYFLMLAMYSGQIGLFSSRDLLLFFIMWELELIPVYLLLSMWGGKRRLYSATKFILYTAGGSIFFLIGVLGMGLYGYGSNELGLDLERLINQSYPATLEILLYFGFLIAYAVKLPIIPLHTWLPDTHGEAHYSTCMLLAGILLKMGAYGLIRINMELLPHAHYLFSPWLVIIGAIQIIYAASTSLGQRNFKKRIAYSSISHMGFIIIGIGSITNIGLNGAILQILSHGFIGATLFFLAGTASDRMRLVYLEELGGISIPMPKIFTMFSSFSMASLALPGMSGFVAELVVFFGLITSPKFLLMPKMLITFVMAIGMILTPIYLLSMLRQMFYGYKLFNVPNANFVDSGPRELFILICIFLPVIGIGIYPDFVLSLSIDRVEALVSNYYPK
- the psaC gene encoding photosystem I subunit VII → MSHSVKIYDTCIGCTQCVRACPTDVLEMIPWDGCKAKQIASAPRTEDCVGCKRCESACPTDFLSVRVYLGPETTRSMALSY